The Dioscorea cayenensis subsp. rotundata cultivar TDr96_F1 unplaced genomic scaffold, TDr96_F1_v2_PseudoChromosome.rev07_lg8_w22 25.fasta BLBR01000417.1, whole genome shotgun sequence genome window below encodes:
- the LOC120254326 gene encoding cysteine-rich repeat secretory protein 38-like, giving the protein MYTLANRAPAIGFGLESVGEGQNQVNGLVLCRGDLKIVACSTCIRAAEGHVRKLCPFKKEATIWFDGCLFRYSNNKFFGELDNSNEFCMTNTLNASVNSVAFNMKVTELMHRLALAAHLSPLLYATGEIKIGESEKLHGLVQCTRDLSGGDCKKCLENAIGELPSCSYGKQDGRLMGGSCNIRYELYPFFDA; this is encoded by the coding sequence ATGTATACTCTTGCTAACCGAGCTCCGGCAATTGGTTTCGGTCTTGAATCAGTTGGTGAGGGCCAGAATCAAGTTAATGGTCTTGTTCTTTGCCGTGGTGATCTCAAGATTGTAGCCTGCTCGACATGCATCCGTGCTGCAGAAGGCCATGTCCGAAAACTGTGTCCTTTCAAAAAGGAAGCCACCATATGGTTTGATGGCTGCCTCTTTCGCTACTCGAATAATAAATTCTTTGGTGAATTAGACAATAGCAACGAGTTCTGCATGACTAACACTCTCAATGCATCCGTTAACTCTGTGGCATTTAATATGAAAGTTACTGAGTTGATGCATAGATTAGCACTGGCAGCTCATCTTTCACCATTACTGTATGCCACCGGAGAGATAAAGATTGGAGAATCAGAGAAGCTTCATGGTTTGGTTCAGTGTACAAGAGACCTCTCTGGAGGAGATTGCAAGAAGTGCCTTGAGAATGCTATTGGTGAGCTTCCTAGTTGTTCTTATGGGAAGCAGGACGGAAGACTTATGGGTGGGAGTTGTAACATTAGATATGAATTGTACCCTTTCTTTGATGCTTAG
- the LOC120254319 gene encoding putative receptor-like protein kinase At4g00960 has protein sequence MSKDTMPSCCFLLIAIIFSCIPHIFLSDAAQICSSDSNYTSNSTFETSLNLLFTSLISNTPATGFYNDTKGDATEHAYGLALCRGDVSIDVCNNCVNSSVQQIIQLCPQQKSAIIWLDNCILRYSNQSFFSSVDTSVKYFIWNTGNASEPERFNKLLGQLMYGLAVKASGSTRLFAIGSVDFTSLEKIYGLLMCTRDLSKEDCNMCLSSYIPQIQNLGNGHQQGGVLLGMSCYLRFEVYPFYNFSAITADTSPPVSSPPDAIVRTSPPVSSVPGKSNKTATVIAAIAIPAVAAVVLLPVTCFCLRKRWVNKKRAKKINAKHRPVVLDGRDEQELPDAESLLFDLVTLKEATDDFSEANKLGQGGFGPVYKGVLDDGQQIAVKRLSGNSSQGLIELKNEVFLVAKLQHRNLVRLLGCCLQEQERLLVYEYLPNTSLDKFLFDSVRRRQLDWRSRYKIIEGIARGLLYLHEDSRLKIIHRDLKASNILLDGDMNPKISDFGLAKLFDIDETQGNTSQIAGTYGYMPPEYVRQGVFSTKLDVYSYGVLVLEIVTGRKNSGFQASENAPDLLTYVWQHWTGGTPLDLKDQSLDGDDFRTEEMLRCVHIGLLCVHEDPTQRPSMTSIVLMLNSYSSSLPAPSPPTYYFPSYMMNRVQPMIDESSSQKSEKTGINSVNDASITEMDPR, from the exons ATGAGCAAAGATACAATGCCTTCTTGCTGCTTCCTTCTCATCGCCATCATCTTCTCGTGCATCCCACATATTTTTCTCTCTGATGCTGCTCAAATTTGCTCTTCTGATTCGAACTACACAAGCAACAGCACTTTCGAAACCAGCCTCAATCTTCTCTTCACCTCCCTCATCTCCAACACTCCGGCCACTGGCTTCTACAATGACACTAAAGGTGACGCAACAGAGCATGCCTACGGCCTAGCGCTATGCAGAGGCGATGTCTCCATCGATGTTTGCAACAATTGTGTGAATTCATCAGTGCAACAAATAATCCAACTATGCCCACAACAGAAGAGTGCGATTATCTGGTTAGACAATTGCATCCTAAGATACTCCAACCAGAGCTTCTTCTCCTCTGTTGACACTTCAGTGAAGTATTTTATTTGGAATACCGGCAATGCGTCTGAACCTGAAAGGTTTAACAAATTGCTTGGGCAACTCATGTACGGCCTTGCTGTGAAAGCCTCTGGATCAACCCGTTTGTTTGCTATTGGCTCCGTTGACTTCACAAGCTTAGAAAAGATCTATGGGTTGCTAATGTGCACTAGGGACTTGTCCAAGGAAGACTGCAACATGTGTCTTAGCAGTTATATCCCACAAATTCAGAATTTGGGCAATGGGCACCAACAAGGTGGGGTCCTTCTTGGAATGAGTTGTTATCTGAGGTTTGAAGTGTATCCCTTCTACAATTTCTCTGCAATCACTGCAGACACTTCTCCGCCAGTTTCTTCTCCACCCG ATGCAATTGTAAGAACATCCCCACCTGTTTCTTCAGTGCCAG GGAAAAGTAACAAAACAGCAACAGTTATTGCAGCTATTGCAATTCCTGCAGTTGCTGCAGTTGTGCTCCTGCCAGTCACCTGCTTTTGCCTGCGTAAAAGATGGGTGAACAAAAAGAGagcaaaaaaaatcaatg CCAAACACCGTCCTGTTGTACTAGATGGACGAGATGAACAAGAGCTCCCAGATGCAGaatctttattatttgatttagttaCACTCAAGGAAGCCACTGATGACTTTTCTGAAGCTAACAAGCTGGGACAGGGTGGATTTGGACCTGTTTATAAG GGAGTTCTGGATGATGGACAGCAGATAGCTGTGAAAAGACTTTCAGGGAATTCATCTCAAGGACTAATTGAGCTGAAGAATGAGGTGTTTTTGGTCGCTAAACTTCAACACAGGAATCTTGTCAGGCTTTTGGGTTGCTGCTTACAAGAACAGGAGAGGCTACTTGTTTATGAGTACCTTCCTAATACCAGCCTGGACAAATTCTTGTTTG ATTCTGTAAGAAGGAGACAACTGGACTGGAGAAGCAGATACAAGATCATCGAAGGCATTGCACGGGGGCTTCTTTATCTTCATGAAGATTCACGTCTCAAGATAATACACCGAGACTTGAAAGCAAGTAACATTTTGTTAGATGGCGATATGAATCCCAAAATTTCAGATTTCGGTCTCGCTAAGCTGTTTGATATTGATGAAACACAAGGAAACACCAGCCAAATAGCTGGAACATA TGGATACATGCCTCCGGAGTATGTTCGGCAAGGCGTGTTCTCAACTAAATTAGATGTTTATAGTTATGGAGTGTTGGTTCTGGAGATCGTGACAGGTCGGAAGAACAGTGGCTTCCAAGCATCTGAGAATGCTCCTGATCTTCTGACTTAT GTGTGGCAGCACTGGACTGGAGGAACGCCATTGGACTTGAAGGACCAGAGCTTAGATGGTGATGATTTCAGAACTGAAGAAATGCTGAGATGCGTACACATTGGATTGCTTTGTGTCCATGAAGATCCAACACAGAGGCCAAGCATGACATCCATTGTTCTCATGCTCAATAGttactcttcttctcttccagCACCTTCTCCTCCTACTTACTACTTTCCAAGCTACATGATGAACAGGGTTCAGCCAATGATAGATGAATCTTCTTCTCAGAAAAGTGAGAAAACTGGGATCAACTCTGTGAATGATGCATCCATTACTGAAATGGACCCACGCTAG